A window of Planctomycetota bacterium contains these coding sequences:
- a CDS encoding NADH-quinone oxidoreductase subunit C: protein MSDPAAASTKPTPATAHPTLARLKAQFPGAGLKAAEFRGDTTVLVPAAMLHDVMAFLRSDPECDYDFLSDVFGIDYLNYPDAMGRFGVVYNLASYKHNRRLFVKVLLNPTLDTTGIEDDPALHIPSVCDIWPGAEWNERETFDMFGIRFDGHPDLRRILTWEKFPAHPLRKDYPLTGRGEREMYRVLARDSA, encoded by the coding sequence ATGTCCGACCCCGCCGCCGCCTCGACCAAGCCGACGCCCGCCACTGCTCACCCGACGCTGGCGCGTCTGAAGGCCCAGTTCCCCGGCGCGGGGCTCAAGGCCGCCGAGTTCCGCGGCGATACGACCGTGCTCGTGCCCGCGGCGATGCTGCATGACGTGATGGCGTTTCTCCGCTCCGATCCGGAGTGCGATTACGACTTCCTCTCCGACGTGTTCGGCATCGATTATCTGAATTATCCCGATGCGATGGGCCGCTTCGGCGTGGTGTACAACCTCGCGTCGTACAAGCACAATCGCCGGTTGTTCGTGAAGGTCCTGCTCAATCCGACGCTCGACACGACGGGCATCGAAGACGACCCCGCTCTGCACATCCCCTCCGTCTGCGACATCTGGCCCGGCGCCGAATGGAACGAGCGCGAGACGTTCGACATGTTCGGCATCCGCTTCGACGGCCACCCGGACCTCCGCCGCATCCTGACCTGGGAAAAGTTCCCCGCTCATCCCCTCCGCAAGGACTACCCCCTGACCGGCCGCGGCGAACGCGAAATGTACCGCGTCCTCGCCCGCGACTCGGCGTAG